Proteins encoded within one genomic window of Ailuropoda melanoleuca isolate Jingjing chromosome 16, ASM200744v2, whole genome shotgun sequence:
- the MRGPRG gene encoding mas-related G-protein coupled receptor member G, translated as MFGLWRTFSSVLFYLTLAVGLGGLLGNGLVLWHLGLHIRRGPFSVYVLHLAAADFLFLGCQVGFSVVQAALGSRDSLYFAISFAGFSVGLWLLAAFSAERCLSHIFPDCCQRHRPRHTSGTVCGLIWALTPPAVLLPAHACGLLRTSASPLTCLRYHTASVTWLLSLVCVAGVAGLVLFVWVGCCSRRPRPRFCGIALGSVLLLPFCGLPLVFCWALQPFLNLLLPVFLPVATLLACVHSSAKPLIHFVAGRQPGKRQPLRAVLQRSLGEEAPLEARGLALPMGLL; from the coding sequence ATGTTTGGGCTCTGGAGAACCTTCAGCAGTGTGCTTTTCTACCTGACCCTGGCCGTCGGCCTCGGAGGGCTGCTGGGCAACGGGCTGGTCCTCTGGCACCTTGGCTTGCACATCAGGAGGGGCCCCTTCTCCGTGTACGTCCTCCACCTGGCCGCCGCCGACTTCCTGTTCCTGGGCTGCCAGGTGGGCTTCTCCGTCGTGCAGGCCGCCCTGGGCTCCCGGGACAGCCTGTACTTCGCCATCTCCTTCGCGGGCTTCTCCGTGGGGCTCTGGCTGCTGGCGGCCTTCAGCGCCGAGCGCTGCCTCTCTCACATCTTCCCCGACTGCTGCCAGCGCCACCGGCCCCGGCACACGTCGGGCACCGTCTGCGGCCTCATCTGGGCCCTGACGCCGCCGGCCGTGCTACTGCCGGCCCACGCCTGCGGCCTGCTGCGGACCAGCGCCAGCCCGCTCACCTGCCTGCGGTACCACACGGCCAGCGTCACGTGGCTGCTGTCCCTGGTCTGCGTGGCCGGCGTGGCCGGCCTGGTCCTCTTCGTCTGGGTGGGCTGCTGCTCCCGGCGCCCGCGGCCCAGGTTCTGCGGCATTGCCCTGGGCTCCGTGCTTCTGCTGCCCTTCTGCGGCCTGCCCCTGGTCTTCTGCTGGGCTCTGCAGCCCTTCCTCAACTTGCTGCTGCCCGTCTTCCTCCCGGTGGCCACGCTCCTGGCCTGCGTCCACAGCAGCGCCAAGCCGCTCATCCACTTCGTGGCCGGCCGGCAGCCGGGCAAACGCCAGCCGCTGCGGGCCGTTCTCCAGAGGTCCCTGGGGGAGGAGGCCCCGCTGGAGGCCCGGGGGCTGGCCCTGCCCATGGGCCTCCTGTAG